CACGAAAACCTGTCATGGCATATGTTTTAGAAAAAGAATTTACAACTATCGTCCGCTCACGCATACCAGGAAACGTTGCCAAGCAATAATGCTTCGCATTATCATAAATAATTTTTTCATAAACCTCATCAGAAATAATAATTAGATCTTTTTCGACTGCAAGCTTCGCCAACTCAGCTAACTCATCATAGGTCAAAATGGATCCTGTAGGGTTATTGGGGAAATTGAGAATAATCACACGTGACTTCTCCGTGATAAGTGACGTCACAGTCTCTATATCCGGCTTGAAACCGTCATCCTCAAGCATCGGCATTGAAACAGGAGTCCCTCCCGCAATTAACACTGCTGGTTCATAACACACAAAGCCAGGGTCCGGTATCAACACCTCATCGCCTGGATTTATGAAAGCTAACAAGGCAAGAAAAACTGCTTCTGTTGCACCAACAGTAACTAAGATTTCGTTTTCTGGATTATAAAAAAGGCCATATTCTCGAGTGAACTTCTTCGCCAAGGCTTCCAGCAATTCTGGAATTCCGTTTGAAGGTGTGTAATGCGTTTTTCCTTCAATTATTGCTTGCTTAGCGGCCTCCAAGACGTGCACAGGTGGTGTAAAGTCCGGCTCTCCCAAACCAAGGCTTATGAGGTTAGGCATATTCTGAGTTAGCGCAAAAAGACGGCGAATCCCAGATGGTTTAATATTTTCTAGTCTCTCAGCCTTTTTTCTACGCATTTGCAAGATTTTTCCCCTGACTTTCTTTAATTCTCCCAGCATAAAATGTTTACCTTTGTCAATTCAAAAGCGCATATTTGCACTCTAACTTCACCACAAAAACTATATTCGCCCTGTATACAAAATTGTATCCAATCAACATGTAAGTCTAGGGAGTAGATGTTGTCCTTCAGAAAAAACGTTCAAAACTGGCTGAAACGCTCATTAGAAGACCCGCTTGCTAAAATACTTGCAAAAAACAGTAATTTAACTAGAACACAGCTAGAAACGCTGCTTATAGACGTTTTAGCCGAAAATTTAGCCTCCAAATCGTTGAAATACGAAGAAAAAGCCAAATTAAGGCAAACAAAGGCAGCAATAAGCCGCGGTGCCTTCAATAGAACACTAAAGCAAGCGAAAAAAAACATCATACAATCAATATACACGATACTTCTTCTTGGCTACTTTGGCATCCTCGAAGACGCAAGCCTAATGCCTTATCTCGAAGTTGCAAATAAATTAAAATCATATACAGAAGCATACAGGGATCTCCAAGGTAACCATCAACAAGCAAAAAAACAACTGCAAATGATACATATGTTGCGCGAAGAACTTGAAACAAT
The Candidatus Bathyarchaeota archaeon genome window above contains:
- a CDS encoding pyridoxal phosphate-dependent aminotransferase, with amino-acid sequence MRRKKAERLENIKPSGIRRLFALTQNMPNLISLGLGEPDFTPPVHVLEAAKQAIIEGKTHYTPSNGIPELLEALAKKFTREYGLFYNPENEILVTVGATEAVFLALLAFINPGDEVLIPDPGFVCYEPAVLIAGGTPVSMPMLEDDGFKPDIETVTSLITEKSRVIILNFPNNPTGSILTYDELAELAKLAVEKDLIIISDEVYEKIIYDNAKHYCLATFPGMRERTIVVNSFSKTYAMTGFRVGYALGHEDLISPMLLTQQFTVACVDGPAQYAATAALEGPQKFVSEMVSKFDKRRRLIYRRLDEIEGFSCFIPKGAFYAFPNIKSFKTTSADFSEFLLKEAKVAVTPGSSFGKYGENYLRFSFATSYEKINEALDRIEKAVGNAKTT